In one Sander lucioperca isolate FBNREF2018 chromosome 7, SLUC_FBN_1.2, whole genome shotgun sequence genomic region, the following are encoded:
- the LOC116053021 gene encoding protein-glutamine gamma-glutamyltransferase 2-like, which translates to MQLSVNCLIKDVDLQSHENNLAHHTREIDRERLIVRRGQPFSITLQCSKSLPPKHHLELVLHLGKRDEVLIKVQKERGAGDKWWFNQQRAQDEMLLTLHSPADAIIGQYRLAVLMMSPDGRILEKTDKIKFHLLFNPWCKDDVVYLPDESLLQEYVMNEDGVIYMGTWDYIKSNPWNYGQFEDYVMDICFEVLDNSKDALKNSKMDVEHRYDPVYVSRVITAMVNSNGDRGVLTGRWDDSYSGGVPPYRWTGSVPILQQWSKAGARAVKYGQCWVFAAVACTALRCLGIPTRHITNFSSAHDVNGNLSIDILLNERLEPLADGRKKDSSWNFHCWVESWMKRDDLPKGYDGWQVLDPTPQELSDGEFCCGPCPVTAIKEGNLGVKYDAPFVFAEVNADIIHWIVQRDGQRKKVSVDQSGVGRNISTKSVYGDYRDDVTLHYKYPEGSKEEREVYKKAGRKVTEPTNGSAEPGHLKLSIKHAKPAFGTDFDVIVEVKNEGSRDAHAKLTMLVMAVTYHSLHRGECQRQTISVTVPAHKAHKEVLRLHYDDYARYVSEHHPMRVKAFLEAPGENEPIMTVANIPLSMPELLVQVPGKAFVWDQVTAYISFTNPLPVALKGGVFTAEATEVHVNGYISPGQKVSVEFVFSPMRTGVRKFLVDFHCDRLKDVKGVATVVVRKIPRCIVTL; encoded by the exons ATGCAACTCTCTGTCAACT GTTTGATTAAAGATGTGGATCTGCAAAGTCACGAAAACAACTTGGCTCACCACACCAGGGAGATTGATAGGGAGCGCCTGATTGTCCGCAGGGGTCAACCCTTCTCCATAACTTTGCAGTGCTCTAAGTCTCTGCCCCCCAAACACCACCTGGAACTGGTCCTGCACCTTG GTAAGAGAGACGAGGTGCTGATTAAGGTTCAGAAGGAGCGTGGGGCTGGAGACAAGTGGTGGTTTAACCAGCAGAGAGCGCAAGATGAAATGCTGCTGACTCTGCACAGTCCAGCGGATGCTATCATTGGCCAGTACCGTCTGGCTGTGTTGATGATGTCACCTGATGGACGCATTTTAGAGAAGACCGACAAAATTAAGTTCCACCTGCTCTTTAACCCGTGGTGCAAAG atgATGTAGTGTACCTCCCTGATGAGAGTCTGCTCCAGGAGTATGTTATGAATGAAGATGGAGTCATTTACATGGGGACCTGGGATTACATCAAAAGTAATCCCTGGAATTATGGACAG tttgaGGACTATGTGATGGACATCTGTTTTGAAGTCCTGGATAACTCCAAGGATGCCCTGAAAAACTCAAAGATGGACGTTGAGCACAGATATGACCCCGTCTATGTCAGCAGGGTGATCACTGCGATG GTGAACTCTAACGGAGACAGGGGTGTGTTGACCGGTCGCTGGGACGACTCGTACTCCGGTGGAGTTCCACCATACAGATGGACCGGCAGCGTGCCGATCCTTCAACAGTGGAGTAAGGCCGGCGCAAGGGCGGTCAAATACGGCCAATGCTGGGTCTTTGCGGCCGTCGCCTGCACAG cgctgcgcTGTCTGGGAATCCCAACACGCCACATCACCAACTTCTCTTCAGCCCATGATGTCAATGGAAATCTCTCTATAGACATCCTGCTGAATGAAAGATTGGAGCCCTTAGCCGacggaagaaagaaagacagtagctg GAACTTCCACTGTTGGGTCGAGTCCTGGATGAAGAGAGATGATCTCCCCAAAGGATATGACGGCTGGCAGGTTTTGGACCCCACCCCTCAAGAACTGAGTGATG GTGAGTTTTGCTGTGGTCCGTGTCCAGTGACGGCCATCAAGGAGGGAAATCTGGGAGTAAAGTATGATGCTCCGTTTGTATTCGCCGAGGTGAATGCTGACATCATCCACTGGATTGTCCAACGAGATGGCCAACGGAAGAAG GTCAGTGTGGACCAGTCGGGTGTGGGGAGGAACATCAGCACCAAAAGTGTTTACGGCGACTACAGAGACGATGTCACTCTACACTACAAATATCCTGAGG GCTccaaggaggagagagaggtgtACAAGAAGGCAGGACGCAAGGTCACAGAGCCGACCAATGGGAGCGCAGAACCAGGACATCTGAAGCTGTCAATCAAGCATGCTAAGCCTGCATTTGGGACAGACTTTGATGTGATTGTTGAG GTGAAGAATGAAGGAAGCAGAGATGCTCATGCTAAGCTGACCATGCTGGTCATGGCTGTAACTTATCATTCTCTCCACCGGGGGGAGTGCCAGAGACAAACAATCAGTGTGACAGTACCCGCTCACAAAG CCCACAAGGAAGTCCTGCGTCTGCACTATGACGACTATGCCAGGTATGTCTCTGAGCATCATCCGATGAGGGTGAAAGCTTTCTTAGAGGCTCCAGGTGAGAACGAACCCATCATGACCGTCGCCAACATCCCACTGAGCATGCCTGAACTCCTTGTACAG GTGCCTGGAAAGGCTTTTGTATGGGATCAAGTAACAGCCTACATCTCCTTCACCAATCCTCTGCCAGTTGCTCTGAAGGGTGGCGTGTTCACTGCGGAGGCCACTGAGGTCCATGTTAA tggTTACATATCTCCGGGCCAGAAGGTGTCTGTTGAGTTCGTATTCTCACCCATGCGGACCGGGGTCAGGAAGTTCCTGGTGGACTTTCACTGTGATAGACTGAAGGACGTGAAGGGAGTCGCCACTGTGGTTGTCCGCAAGATACCACGTTGTATAGTGACATTATAG